A window from Haloplanus rubicundus encodes these proteins:
- a CDS encoding DUF7437 domain-containing protein, protein MAKSAVSGSHPLDTMLAVSDVIQNERLARLYGRVLELDTPTVEELASRSASSKTTVYEDVKHLVEIGVLERVTDSQPHRYRARRVNMTIQTDEGTFQITPTLLVALAQRDSNENIELYIDRHGISGLATAIEYARAYAESEMTARIMAREQEIPVLEAETILQELQEIIVDVEDDISTDLDIEALDADVDEQIDE, encoded by the coding sequence ATGGCCAAATCTGCTGTCTCGGGTTCGCACCCGTTGGATACGATGCTGGCTGTCTCTGACGTGATCCAGAACGAACGATTGGCCCGTCTATACGGCCGGGTACTCGAACTCGATACCCCCACTGTCGAGGAACTCGCAAGCCGGTCTGCGAGTTCCAAAACGACGGTTTACGAGGACGTCAAGCACCTCGTTGAGATCGGTGTCCTCGAACGCGTGACGGACTCTCAGCCACACCGCTACCGCGCTCGACGGGTCAATATGACCATTCAGACAGATGAGGGGACGTTTCAAATCACCCCGACGCTCCTCGTCGCCCTAGCTCAACGCGATTCGAACGAGAATATCGAACTCTACATCGACCGCCACGGAATCAGCGGTCTGGCGACGGCCATCGAGTACGCACGGGCATACGCGGAATCGGAGATGACTGCCCGGATTATGGCTCGGGAGCAGGAGATCCCGGTCCTTGAAGCCGAAACAATCCTCCAGGAACTCCAAGAGATTATCGTTGATGTGGAGGACGATATCTCGACTGACCTCGATATCGAGGCGTTGGACGCAGACGTTGACGAGCAAATCGACGAGTAG
- a CDS encoding AAA family ATPase has product MSDYVDLSDQDAADLIDEGEDAGIYTLNRSSGGNATITGVSPQGTEPRVITDAFGELRQDTDVDFREISVVTDTINDALQDAGYDDFATLADASVDHIAGLTSTLTESRAENLLKEAATHVPVGLRLAKNAATYYGQRIDPDTERAAARVTDLSLVTDSVGEPLYRSEGWEPEDERGMYVSDIGRNAGSPVPTGLHILDDPDYPSVPKAATHPDAAYDALPVDDNGEVVPPAVPIDPRFQLPLDELIAKKLARGLVPIRVVGPRGSGKNYLLKYLCHKTNRGYQSIDVDRATEPEDLFGPLVPDGDVIVPRNGAVKQGLLNGDTIVINEFPVMQAGAAIALHQLLNEGTLLVKSHGELVEPHPSARMVITMNPPTREYRDSEPMNSATRGRFRSFEQPYIQDVEEEVDTLDRQVNNGEPVVDRPTLKKIVQFAHQTRENESWPTLSTRNLTILCEHIEDGVYPKAAVKGVLWGVAEPNQYPEDAYETLNDYL; this is encoded by the coding sequence GTGTCCGACTACGTCGACCTCTCCGACCAGGACGCCGCCGACCTCATCGACGAGGGGGAGGACGCCGGCATCTACACGCTAAATCGCTCTTCGGGCGGGAACGCCACCATCACCGGCGTTTCACCACAGGGGACCGAACCCAGGGTCATCACCGATGCCTTCGGCGAACTCCGGCAAGACACCGACGTTGACTTCCGCGAGATCAGCGTCGTGACCGACACGATTAACGACGCCCTCCAAGACGCCGGGTACGACGATTTTGCGACGCTTGCGGACGCCAGCGTTGACCACATCGCCGGCCTCACCAGCACGCTCACCGAGAGCCGCGCCGAGAACCTCCTCAAAGAGGCCGCCACGCATGTCCCCGTTGGACTCCGGCTTGCGAAGAACGCCGCCACCTACTACGGCCAACGGATCGATCCCGACACCGAACGGGCTGCCGCTCGCGTCACCGACCTCTCGCTCGTCACGGATTCCGTCGGAGAACCTCTGTACCGCTCCGAGGGGTGGGAGCCCGAAGACGAGCGAGGAATGTACGTTTCCGACATCGGCCGCAATGCCGGGAGTCCTGTCCCCACAGGCCTGCACATCCTCGACGATCCCGACTACCCGAGCGTCCCGAAGGCCGCGACTCACCCCGACGCAGCCTATGACGCGCTCCCGGTCGACGACAACGGCGAGGTCGTCCCACCAGCCGTCCCCATCGACCCACGCTTCCAGCTCCCCCTCGATGAACTCATCGCGAAGAAACTCGCTCGTGGCCTCGTCCCGATTCGGGTGGTCGGGCCGCGTGGGTCGGGGAAGAATTACCTTCTCAAGTATCTGTGCCACAAGACAAACCGGGGCTACCAGTCAATCGATGTCGACCGAGCGACCGAACCCGAAGACCTCTTCGGCCCGCTCGTCCCGGATGGCGACGTCATCGTTCCTCGCAACGGCGCCGTGAAACAGGGCCTTCTGAACGGCGATACGATCGTCATCAACGAGTTCCCCGTCATGCAGGCTGGCGCTGCTATTGCGTTACATCAACTCCTGAACGAGGGGACACTCCTGGTGAAGAGCCACGGTGAACTCGTCGAGCCGCACCCGTCGGCTCGAATGGTCATCACTATGAATCCGCCGACACGCGAGTACCGGGATTCGGAGCCGATGAACTCGGCAACGAGAGGCCGCTTCCGCTCGTTCGAGCAGCCCTACATTCAGGATGTCGAGGAAGAAGTGGATACGCTCGATAGGCAGGTGAACAACGGTGAACCCGTTGTGGACCGACCGACGCTCAAGAAGATCGTCCAGTTCGCCCACCAGACCCGGGAGAACGAGTCCTGGCCCACGCTCTCGACGCGGAATCTCACGATCCTCTGTGAACACATCGAGGACGGAGTGTACCCGAAGGCCGCCGTCAAGGGGGTGCTTTGGGGGGTCGCCGAACCAAATCAGTATCCCGAGGACGCCTACGAAACGCTGAATGACTACCTGTAA
- a CDS encoding HalOD1 output domain-containing protein translates to MSLSTILSTTEFDAEGEYFRATYNSTRDSASLAVVAVVSTALGRDPLNLTPLQSVIDTGSLDELATETFTGHGTVDSISFCYEGFEVTVFGDGSIEADPTENA, encoded by the coding sequence ATGTCCTTGAGTACTATACTGAGCACCACTGAATTCGATGCGGAGGGCGAATACTTCCGAGCTACGTACAACAGTACGCGCGATTCGGCAAGTTTAGCGGTCGTTGCTGTGGTTTCAACGGCTCTTGGTCGAGATCCACTGAACCTGACACCACTCCAGTCTGTTATTGACACAGGATCACTTGACGAACTGGCTACGGAGACATTTACCGGCCATGGTACCGTTGATAGCATTTCATTCTGCTACGAGGGGTTCGAGGTCACAGTGTTCGGTGACGGCAGTATCGAGGCTGACCCCACCGAGAACGCATAG
- a CDS encoding NADPH-dependent FMN reductase: MTNRSTPHVVAICGSLRDESRTRIATNVSLIAAEEAGATTEFVDLRSYDLPSLNAVNTAIPDAEALQKTISEADSVLLGTPNYHGSYSGTLKNALDYCGRDEFEGKTVGLLEVAAGEFPGSALTHLRTVSRTLRAWTLPTEVAIPNSHALITDDGISDSDVAERTRRLGQELVVYAGVSTHPKPNQQSVVHTTDCEADD; encoded by the coding sequence ATGACAAACCGAAGCACCCCACACGTGGTTGCAATTTGTGGCAGTTTGCGTGACGAAAGTCGGACACGTATCGCCACGAATGTATCCCTCATAGCCGCAGAGGAGGCAGGTGCGACGACGGAATTCGTAGATCTGCGGTCCTACGACTTACCGAGTTTGAATGCTGTCAACACAGCGATCCCGGACGCTGAGGCCCTTCAGAAAACCATTAGTGAGGCTGATAGCGTCCTGCTCGGGACGCCCAATTACCACGGGTCCTACTCTGGGACACTCAAGAATGCGCTTGACTACTGTGGCCGTGACGAATTTGAGGGAAAGACTGTCGGTTTGCTCGAAGTTGCAGCGGGGGAGTTTCCTGGCTCGGCACTTACCCACCTTCGAACTGTCAGCCGAACGCTTCGTGCCTGGACTTTACCGACGGAGGTTGCGATTCCCAACTCGCACGCATTGATCACCGACGATGGTATCAGCGACTCAGATGTCGCCGAGCGGACGCGCCGATTGGGGCAAGAACTCGTTGTTTATGCAGGCGTTTCGACTCATCCGAAACCGAACCAACAGTCAGTTGTCCATACGACCGACTGCGAGGCAGACGACTAA
- a CDS encoding DUF7344 domain-containing protein has translation MVTVDRAEWDEIYAALACGERRELLRYLKDVQVAQFEEVAQHLLKRENGSAKEKPDAMRIRLHHVHLPKLVETGVLTLDSHQNLVRLTTLGSQLPAELTDPSMIPSPSAGEKKRALD, from the coding sequence ATGGTAACCGTTGACCGCGCGGAATGGGATGAGATCTATGCTGCACTGGCCTGTGGCGAGAGGCGTGAGTTGCTCCGTTACCTCAAAGACGTGCAAGTGGCGCAATTCGAGGAGGTGGCACAGCACCTTCTCAAGCGGGAGAATGGCTCTGCTAAGGAGAAACCCGACGCGATGAGGATTAGACTTCACCACGTGCATCTCCCGAAGTTGGTGGAAACAGGAGTTCTCACGTTGGACTCACATCAGAATCTGGTTAGGCTGACTACACTGGGCTCACAGTTGCCAGCTGAGTTGACAGATCCAAGTATGATACCGTCACCATCTGCAGGCGAGAAAAAACGAGCATTAGACTGA
- a CDS encoding helix-turn-helix domain-containing protein — MSSSGSSGDVYAETLAVFDRRDDPAEPLTTPEVVNSLDAARRTVYKRLEKLASNGELKTKKTGANARVWWRSHPDEGSSVNATNIHATPTLSNAERTIIEKILEASPISIVVVEPSGQISFANQRAEETLELERDEITSRTYRQPEWKIYYDDGTPVSEDEHPVTRVLKTKEPDYGFEHWIDLPSGTERWLSSNSAPVLSKDGEVEYIVVGFEDTTQLKEREDKLTSDKRRVLELSSKQLFTPLLDVADGDMRIDVDEVVRLQDGSALKYITGRGISAKELIDVFGQLYDVEDTQLLQSSAGECRVEVHIEAPTISLVFAELGGQVKSLFQTNGAAGPLLTAEVPGDVESRTAVQAARKVYPDIRLESQELQYSPRLLYDIVEDVLTERQLTSLRTAYYGGYFETPRKSTGDELAERLGITRQTFNQHLRLAEETVLEQLFDVSGKAAR; from the coding sequence ATGTCATCATCGGGTTCTTCCGGGGATGTCTATGCCGAAACGCTGGCCGTCTTCGACCGACGCGACGACCCCGCTGAGCCACTCACGACTCCAGAGGTGGTAAACTCGCTCGACGCGGCTCGACGTACCGTCTACAAACGTCTAGAGAAGTTGGCGAGCAATGGTGAGTTGAAAACTAAGAAAACAGGTGCTAACGCCCGGGTCTGGTGGCGATCCCATCCAGATGAAGGATCGTCGGTAAACGCGACCAATATCCACGCGACGCCGACGCTGAGCAACGCCGAGCGTACGATTATCGAGAAAATCCTTGAAGCCAGTCCGATCAGCATCGTGGTGGTCGAGCCGTCCGGGCAGATTTCCTTCGCGAATCAACGGGCTGAAGAAACGCTTGAACTGGAGCGTGACGAGATTACCTCTCGAACCTACCGCCAGCCGGAGTGGAAGATCTATTACGACGACGGCACGCCTGTCAGTGAGGACGAGCACCCCGTGACTCGCGTCCTGAAGACGAAAGAACCCGATTACGGCTTCGAACACTGGATCGACCTCCCGAGCGGAACCGAACGCTGGCTGTCGAGCAATTCGGCACCCGTCTTGAGTAAAGACGGCGAAGTTGAATATATCGTCGTGGGATTCGAGGATACAACCCAGTTGAAAGAGCGCGAGGACAAGCTGACGAGCGATAAACGCCGGGTGCTCGAACTCTCTTCCAAGCAGTTATTCACCCCGCTGCTCGACGTAGCTGATGGTGACATGCGCATCGACGTTGACGAAGTCGTTCGACTCCAAGACGGGTCGGCCCTCAAGTACATCACCGGGAGGGGCATTTCGGCAAAGGAGTTGATCGACGTGTTCGGACAACTGTACGATGTTGAAGACACCCAACTGCTTCAGTCGAGCGCCGGTGAGTGCCGGGTTGAGGTCCACATCGAGGCGCCGACCATATCGCTAGTCTTTGCAGAGTTGGGGGGGCAGGTAAAATCCCTGTTCCAGACTAACGGTGCTGCAGGCCCGCTCCTCACGGCTGAAGTGCCAGGAGATGTGGAATCGAGGACGGCCGTACAGGCCGCCCGGAAGGTGTATCCGGATATCCGATTAGAGTCACAGGAACTCCAGTACTCGCCGCGGCTCCTCTACGACATCGTCGAAGACGTGCTTACCGAACGGCAGCTCACTTCATTGCGGACGGCATATTATGGAGGATATTTCGAGACGCCTCGGAAGAGCACCGGTGACGAACTCGCCGAGAGGCTGGGGATCACTCGTCAAACCTTCAATCAACACCTCCGGTTGGCTGAGGAAACCGTCTTAGAGCAGCTGTTCGATGTGTCGGGGAAAGCTGCACGCTGA
- a CDS encoding DUF7344 domain-containing protein — MSGQATSDHEDFRTVLWKQQQRVVAAVAAEEATDATPILQDGEALSSEEYVTLVYELHHVHLPELQAAGVIEFDRREETVRRGPCFDEGQSLFKHGHDR, encoded by the coding sequence ATGAGTGGGCAGGCCACTTCGGATCATGAGGACTTCCGGACTGTGCTGTGGAAGCAACAGCAACGAGTGGTGGCTGCTGTAGCAGCAGAGGAGGCGACAGATGCGACGCCGATTCTTCAGGATGGGGAAGCGCTCTCCTCTGAGGAGTACGTCACGCTCGTGTATGAACTCCACCATGTCCATCTGCCCGAGTTACAGGCTGCCGGAGTGATTGAGTTTGACCGACGCGAAGAGACAGTGAGGCGAGGGCCATGCTTTGATGAGGGCCAGTCGCTGTTCAAACATGGTCACGACCGGTGA